From a region of the Thermovirga sp. genome:
- a CDS encoding DEAD/DEAH box helicase, translating into MEQEGRKTFEGFGLREELLGAMNAKGFTEPMPVQTAVLERDDLDVDLIVRARTGSGKTLAFLLPLMNNPDLDRSRPGVLIISPTRELALQISREAEWLSRRIDCACATLVGGMDMS; encoded by the coding sequence ATGGAACAGGAAGGCCGGAAAACCTTTGAGGGTTTCGGTCTTCGGGAAGAGCTCCTCGGAGCCATGAACGCAAAGGGTTTCACCGAACCCATGCCGGTCCAGACCGCCGTGCTCGAACGGGACGATCTCGATGTCGACCTGATCGTACGAGCCAGGACTGGCTCCGGGAAGACCCTCGCCTTTTTGCTTCCCCTTATGAACAACCCGGACTTAGACCGATCAAGGCCGGGAGTGCTGATAATCTCCCCAACGAGGGAACTGGCCCTCCAGATCTCCCGCGAGGCGGAGTGGCTCTCCAGGCGGATCGACTGCGCCTGTGCCACCTTGGTGGGCGGTATGGATATGTCAT